ATGCTCGCGTTGCCGAGCACGGTGCCGAGCGTGCCGAGCACACCCGGACGGTCCTGGTAGTGGACGATCAGGTTGTGGCCCTCGGCACGGAGGTCGAAGCTGCGGCCGTTGATGTTGACGATCTTCTCGACCTGCTGCAGGCCGGTGAGAGCGCCGGCGACGGAGGTGACGTGTCCGTCCGGAGCCACGGCGCGGACCTCGACGGAGCTGCGGTGCGTGGTGGCCTCGCTGACCTTCTCGACCTCGACGGTCACGCCGCGCTGCTCGGCGAGCTTCGGGGCGTTGACGAAGGTGACGGGCTCGTCACTGCTCGCGGAGAACAGGCCGCGGAGGGCGGCCAGGCCGAGGATCTCGACGTTCTCGGCGGAGAGCTCACCGCTGACGACGACCTGCACGTTCTGCACGGCCTCGGGCGAGAGGGTGCCGGCGAGCAGACCGAGCTTGCGGACGAGCTCGAGCCACGGGGCGACCTCTTCGCCGACCGGGCCACCGGAGACGTTGACGGCGTCGGGCACGAACTCGCCGGCGAGGGCCAGCAGCACGCTCTTGGCGACGTCGGTGCCGGCGCGGTCCTGCGCCTCGGCGGTGGACGCACCGAGGTGCGGGGTGACGACGACGTTGTCGAGGTCGAACAGCTTCGAGTCGGTGCAGGGCTCGGTCTCGAAGACGTCGAGGCCGGCGGCACGGACCTTGCCGGAGACGAGGGCGTCGTAGAGGGCGTCCTCGTCGATCAGGCCACCGCGGGCGGCGTTGACGATGATGACGCCGTCCTTGGCCTTGGCGAGACGCTCGGCGTTGATGAGGCCGGCGGTCTCCTTGGTCTTGGGCAGGTGCACCGAGATGAAGTCGGCGCGGGAGACCAGCTCGTCGATGTCGACGAGCTCGACACCGAGCTGCGCGGCGCGGGCGGCCGGCAGGTAGGGGTCGTACGCGATGACGTTGGTCTCGAAGGCGGCGAGACGCTGCGCGAACAGCTGGCCGATGCGGCCGAGGCCGACGACGCCGACGGTCTTGCCGAGGATCTCGGTGCCGTTGAAGCTCGAGCGCTTCCAGGTGCGCTCGCGCAGGGTGCGGTCGGCGGCCGGGACCTGACGCGCGGCCGACATGAGCAGCGCGACCGCGTGCTCGGCGGCGGAGTGGATGTTGGAGGTCGGGGCGTTGACGACCATCACGCCGCGCTCGGTGGCGGCGGCGATGTCGACGTTGTCCAGACCGACACCGGCGCGGCCGACGATCTTCAGGTTCGGCGCCGCGGCGAGCACCTCGGCGTCGACGGTGGTGGCCGAACGGACCAGGAGGGCGTGGGCCTCCGGCACGGCAGCGAGCAGCGCCGGGCGGTCGGGGCCGTCGACCCAGCGAACCTCGACACCGTCGCCGAGCGCATCGACGGTCGACTGCGCTAGCTTGTCGGCGATCAGGACTACTGGACGGCCGTTCTGGCTCACGTGCTGACTCCCTGTGTCGTGAATGTGTGGGCGGTCGGCGGCTCAGGCGCCCGACGAAGGCGTGTTCACGCGCGACCGACCACAGTTTAGTGCCCCGGCCCCGTTCTCGGGCCCACCGGGATGGGATCGGCGGCCGGTCGGCACCCGCGCGACCGGGACGAACGTGCCGGTCACCGGCGCCGCGGACGGCTGCCGCGAGCCGGTCGACACGGACCTGCGCCGGGAGCCGCGGACCGCCCACACCCCGGGCGGTCACCTTGTTCTCGCCGAATCCGTTACACGAGAAGGGTTTTCGGAGTTCGTCACGACTCGGGTACCCCACCGTCCTCGCTGCGGTGGCGCCGGCGCAGTCGATCAGGCGTGCGGTGGCGCGGATCACGTCGCCGCCGGATCCCGCCGGGAGGCGGGAGCAGATCCTTCGGCGGCGCATCGAGCACACGCCGGGTGATGCCGGTGTCGTTGCGGTGCCGGAAGGCGAGCACGGCGGCGCGCACGGTGGGATGGAAATGTTCGTCGTCGAAACGGTTCTCGGACTGCATGCGGCGCAGCTTGTCCTTCACCGGCCCCTTCAGGGCGGCGAAGCCGAGCCGGATCCCCCTGCGCTCGAGGTGGATGTCGAGACGTTCGATCTCCTCGAGCGCGGTGATGTCGAGATCGGTGATCGGTTCGGCCGCGAGAATCACCCATTCCACGGCGTCCTTCCGCCGATCGACCAGATCGAGGACGTACTTCGTGAGGATCGCGCCGTTCGCGAAGAACAACGGCGCGTCGAAGCGCACCAGCACCAGCCCCTCGATCCGGTGCCCCTCGGGATGCCGCTCCCGGTCGTGATATCCGGCGACCTCGGGCAGTTCGACCAGTTCGGTGCGATGCGGCTGCCAGGCCCGCACCACCACGACGATCAGCGACAGCGCGATCGCGACGAGGACACCACGCAGCACCCCGGCGAGCCCGACGGCGACGAACGCGGCCACGGCGAGGCCGAATTCGAGGCGGCTCACCCGCCACAACCGCCGCAGCGCACCCGGGTCGACGAGCGAGCTCGCCGCCACGATCACCACCGCCCCGAGCGCCGCCTGCGGCAGATAGGCGATGGCGCCGGGCGCAACGAGGACGAACACCGCCACCGTCACGGCCCCGACGGCACCCGCGAGTTGCGTTCGTCCTCCGGCCTGTTCGACGACCGGTGTGCGACTGCCGCTGCCGCAGACGGGAAAACCACCGGTGAGACCCGCGGCGAGGTTGGCGGCGCCGAGCGCCCGCATCTCGGCACTGCCGTCCACCTCCTCACCGCGGCGCAGCGCGAAGGACCGGGACAGCACGGCGGTGTCGGCGAACGCGATCACCGCGATCGCGACGGCCGGACCGAGCAGCGCGGTCACATCGCCCCGGCCGAGACCGTCGAGAGCCGGTGCCGGGAGACCCGAGGGCAGAGCGCCGACCGTCTCGGTGCGCTCGGCGAGATCGAACAGGGCGGTCGCGCCGGCCGCGGCGACCACGGCGATCAGCACCCCGGGCACCGGCACGTCGAGCCTCTTCAGCAGGAGCATCGTGGCGATGGTGGCGAGCCCGACCGCGAGGGTGACGGGTTCGACCCCGTCCTCGGCGACGTCCTCGACGAGTTCGGCCAGTTCGTGGAGCAGGCCGGATTCGTCGGCGTCCGTGCCGAGCAGCAGCGGGAGCTGCCCGACGACGACGATGAGCGCGATGGCGTTGAGGAAACCGATCCGGATGGGAGTGGACAGCAGGTCGGTGAGGAAGCCCAGACGCAGTACTCCCCCGGCCAGCAGCAGGATGCCGACGAGGACGGCGAGCAGTCCCGCGAGAGCGACCGCGCGAGCGGGATCCCGGCCCGCGGCGAGCGGCAGCACCGCCGCGGCGACGAGCGGCGCCAGCGCGGAATCCGGGCCGATCACCAGGATCCGGGACGGCCCGAACAGGGCGTAGACCAGCATCGGCACGATCGTCGCGTACAGGCCGGTGTAGGCGGGCAGACCCGCCGCCTGGGCGTATCCCATGCCGGTGGGCACCAGCAACGCACTGAGCGCGAGCCCGGCGCCGACGTCGCTGCGCAGCCCACCCCGCCACCGGGTGCGCGCGGCGGCGACACCCGGCAGTCGTCCGAGCGCAGCCGTGGGCCACATCGGCCCAGTATCCTCCGTCGCCGCCCTTCACGCCCGGCGGACGAGACCCACGGACGACGGCGGCCCGGCACACCGGAGAGGTGTGCCGGGCCGCCGTGCGGGTTCGGGACGCTTACGCGGTCTCGGTGATCGGGCGATCGACCCAGCTCATCAG
This region of Rhodococcus sp. Z13 genomic DNA includes:
- the serA gene encoding phosphoglycerate dehydrogenase; translation: MSQNGRPVVLIADKLAQSTVDALGDGVEVRWVDGPDRPALLAAVPEAHALLVRSATTVDAEVLAAAPNLKIVGRAGVGLDNVDIAAATERGVMVVNAPTSNIHSAAEHAVALLMSAARQVPAADRTLRERTWKRSSFNGTEILGKTVGVVGLGRIGQLFAQRLAAFETNVIAYDPYLPAARAAQLGVELVDIDELVSRADFISVHLPKTKETAGLINAERLAKAKDGVIIVNAARGGLIDEDALYDALVSGKVRAAGLDVFETEPCTDSKLFDLDNVVVTPHLGASTAEAQDRAGTDVAKSVLLALAGEFVPDAVNVSGGPVGEEVAPWLELVRKLGLLAGTLSPEAVQNVQVVVSGELSAENVEILGLAALRGLFSASSDEPVTFVNAPKLAEQRGVTVEVEKVSEATTHRSSVEVRAVAPDGHVTSVAGALTGLQQVEKIVNINGRSFDLRAEGHNLIVHYQDRPGVLGTLGTVLGNASIDIQAAALSQDAEGPGATVILRVDRIVGDAEVAQITEALDARVAQVDLS
- a CDS encoding SulP family inorganic anion transporter, yielding MWPTAALGRLPGVAAARTRWRGGLRSDVGAGLALSALLVPTGMGYAQAAGLPAYTGLYATIVPMLVYALFGPSRILVIGPDSALAPLVAAAVLPLAAGRDPARAVALAGLLAVLVGILLLAGGVLRLGFLTDLLSTPIRIGFLNAIALIVVVGQLPLLLGTDADESGLLHELAELVEDVAEDGVEPVTLAVGLATIATMLLLKRLDVPVPGVLIAVVAAAGATALFDLAERTETVGALPSGLPAPALDGLGRGDVTALLGPAVAIAVIAFADTAVLSRSFALRRGEEVDGSAEMRALGAANLAAGLTGGFPVCGSGSRTPVVEQAGGRTQLAGAVGAVTVAVFVLVAPGAIAYLPQAALGAVVIVAASSLVDPGALRRLWRVSRLEFGLAVAAFVAVGLAGVLRGVLVAIALSLIVVVVRAWQPHRTELVELPEVAGYHDRERHPEGHRIEGLVLVRFDAPLFFANGAILTKYVLDLVDRRKDAVEWVILAAEPITDLDITALEEIERLDIHLERRGIRLGFAALKGPVKDKLRRMQSENRFDDEHFHPTVRAAVLAFRHRNDTGITRRVLDAPPKDLLPPPGGIRRRRDPRHRTPDRLRRRHRSEDGGVPES